Below is a window of Humulus lupulus chromosome 9, drHumLupu1.1, whole genome shotgun sequence DNA.
gtattctttccaccacactacaaaacacaaaataaaaactaagtCATAAATTAAAAACTAAGCTTAATTATTGTTATCTTGCCAAATTTTAAAACAGTAGTCAGACTCATCACCTCTTCCATCAGTGGGGACTCCTTAGTCAAttgagaagaagatgaagaattgGGCAGGAGTGAACCAGTCAAAGAACCATTACTTAATCCGGTGACAAAAAGAGAAGTGGGTCCCGAACCATTGCATGTTTCAGCCTGCATAGCCAAGTTTTGTTGGCTGGCTGAGACTTTCCGGACAGAGAATTTGGAGTTCAATTCTTCAATGCGAGATGTAAATTCATCCATCCTTTCGTTTAGAGTAGAAATTTGTTCAGAAAGTTGAGTTATAATTCCCTGagaccaaaaattaaaaaaaatattgatggaTGAAAAGCAAAGCCACACAGCctacattcatatttcattccATTATCATTAGGAAGTCAACCCACTTTTGAACTTTAATATTTGATATACAttatatggattattattttcaTAGTAAGTTAAGAGTCAATTCAGATGCTTTCCTATGCCCACTACACAATTCAGTTTCTTGTTaacctaaataaaaaaaattcttaagaaCTCTATGATTGTTTATTTCCCTTTTCATTTTCTGAATAAACAACATAATTTATCGCTCTGATTATATAGAGGCAAAAACCATTTACCTGGTTTGAAAGTGGTGCAGGTGAATCTGGGGCCCTTCCATCAAACCTTCTGTGGTTAACAGCCAGTTTAGTTAGCTTGGCCATAGTCTTGTCTCTCTGATTTGAATATGA
It encodes the following:
- the LOC133800538 gene encoding inorganic pyrophosphatase TTM2-like; this encodes MDMKVQGKDQLYVKFVAEQLGLDGSYVPRTYIEQIQLEKLALPDDLKTKLSIDDDFAASPKEALSRASADRRMKHLGRGVSQSYSNQRDKTMAKLTKLAVNHRRFDGRAPDSPAPLSNQGIITQLSEQISTLNERMDEFTSRIEELNSKFSVRKVSASQQNLAMQAETCNGSGPTSLFVTGLSNGSLTGSLLPNSSSSSQLTKESPLMEECGGKNTYTLGEINETRNEWAAKLLEQMSHS